The Metabacillus sediminilitoris genome window below encodes:
- a CDS encoding CBO0543 family protein has protein sequence MKNTVKRLKKLNSQLSQKKRSFLERNKKLNNYLFIALFSSFVGTYLDLMFVGMGKYAFPTRLFPEIFSINIVFTLFILPLFSIFFLIVANRIQPFARYVMIIMLGVVISVIEKISEHFGWFIHLSEWNHAYSIFGYIIFFIVIWKLYLLLQRT, from the coding sequence ATGAAGAATACTGTAAAACGATTGAAAAAATTGAACTCGCAATTATCGCAAAAAAAGCGTTCTTTCTTAGAAAGGAATAAAAAACTAAATAATTATTTATTCATTGCATTGTTCTCCTCATTTGTGGGGACTTATTTAGATTTAATGTTTGTTGGAATGGGAAAATATGCTTTTCCAACTAGACTATTTCCTGAAATATTCTCAATCAATATTGTTTTTACCTTATTTATTCTTCCTCTATTCTCGATTTTCTTCTTAATTGTGGCCAATCGGATTCAGCCTTTTGCTCGGTATGTGATGATCATTATGTTAGGTGTTGTTATTTCAGTTATTGAAAAAATATCAGAACATTTCGGCTGGTTTATACACCTCTCGGAATGGAATCATGCTTATTCAATATTTGGATATATTATCTTTTTTATCGTTATTTGGAAACTTTACCTTTTACTTCAAAGAACATAA
- a CDS encoding DUF2515 family protein, whose amino-acid sequence MAITPFKNNKMPIKSYFEIKEDLKRKIKNKQNSYKNVKLTKEDRNLITEIKEMTKKLNLNNLTRTQAYLDFFIEHPDIHWALLGHMVSRNGGWNMTDLKGDLVNKFLSEKEQVDFFLFLERGNWLIFQDVFPQFLLYKKSLENKKNLFYLLPFLGVSLFMETMWNYYWVHGDCYLLAIATIINEQNYLEKRVIKNHHFKKTVIDTIGFKLYDFLRFNHIIFPFYKNENNEKPNIIGNTMKHFDSLHERILLGKKSYSLLFHEKTVYKGVLSWARNNPHTASRKDYWTHLFNNVNETPPSSGYRRRTKRCSLKKGANRIYSPPLQFAWKNISHQDAEDGDWCDNWRIIDYLIEEKYTGGEIYEEYCKTIEKIELAIIAKKAFFLRKE is encoded by the coding sequence ATGGCAATAACTCCTTTCAAAAATAATAAGATGCCGATAAAATCATATTTTGAAATAAAAGAAGATTTGAAAAGAAAAATAAAAAACAAACAAAATTCATATAAAAACGTAAAACTAACAAAAGAGGATAGAAACCTCATAACTGAAATAAAAGAAATGACCAAAAAACTTAATCTGAATAATCTCACAAGAACACAAGCATATTTAGATTTTTTTATCGAGCATCCTGACATCCACTGGGCTCTATTAGGTCATATGGTTTCTCGCAATGGTGGTTGGAATATGACTGATTTAAAAGGAGATCTCGTTAATAAGTTTTTGTCTGAAAAGGAACAAGTAGATTTCTTTTTATTTTTGGAACGCGGTAATTGGTTAATCTTCCAAGACGTTTTCCCACAATTTTTACTATATAAAAAAAGTTTAGAAAACAAGAAGAATCTATTTTACCTTCTGCCTTTCTTAGGTGTTTCACTCTTTATGGAAACAATGTGGAATTATTATTGGGTGCATGGAGACTGTTATCTATTAGCAATCGCCACAATAATTAATGAACAAAATTATTTAGAAAAAAGGGTTATTAAAAATCATCATTTCAAAAAAACTGTCATTGATACGATTGGCTTTAAACTCTATGATTTTTTGCGTTTTAACCATATTATTTTCCCCTTTTATAAAAATGAAAATAATGAAAAACCTAACATAATAGGGAATACGATGAAACATTTTGATTCACTACATGAACGAATCCTGTTAGGGAAAAAATCATATTCACTTTTATTTCATGAAAAAACTGTTTATAAGGGAGTTTTGTCTTGGGCTAGAAACAATCCTCATACTGCATCCAGAAAAGATTATTGGACTCATTTGTTTAATAATGTGAATGAAACACCGCCTAGTTCGGGATACAGACGAAGAACAAAGAGGTGCTCGCTAAAAAAAGGAGCAAATCGTATATATAGTCCCCCATTACAATTTGCGTGGAAAAATATTTCTCACCAAGATGCAGAAGATGGGGACTGGTGTGATAACTGGAGAATCATCGACTATTTAATAGAAGAAAAATACACAGGTGGAGAAATTTATGAAGAATACTGTAAAACGATTGAAAAAATTGAACTCGCAATTATCGCAAAAAAAGCGTTCTTTCTTAGAAAGGAATAA
- the shc gene encoding squalene--hopene cyclase: MKKTVFIKERKNRYMKYKIETEINRLVNILIKEQEPNGSWTYPFETGITTDCYMIILLRTLEINDEDFIQSLVDRIISKQDENGSWKLFYDEEEGNLTATVEAYYALLYSGYCTKTDSNMRLARNFIINNGGLKEINMFTKVMLALTGQYKWPEHFPIPVEIVLLPLSFPVNFFDFSVYARVNFIPIVIAADYKFSMQTKRTPDLSELFLQRGDDDWEKEINEWRSFLSTIHIGIKSLIGLPHELHRIALNHAEQYMLQRIESDGTFYSYFSSTFLMIFALMAHGYSKQHPIITKAIKGLKSNQTRIDDHLHIQYTKATVWNTALISYSLQEAGISSSSETIKKAQQYLISKQHYLYSDWAIHNQHALPGGWGFADINTMHPDIDDTTASLRAIRSLILSNPVYRQAWDRANHWIISMQNDDGGWAAFEKNVNKSFLSWLPVEGGTAMILDPSTADLTGRTLEYFGNFTRLNKNHPFIKRGIEWLLRNQEKDGSWYGRWGICYIYGTWAAITGLVAVNTRNDHPAIQKAIRWLYRIQNPNGGWGESCKSDIHKKYISLNESTRTHTAWALDTLISAENEETVEINRGITYLLESSHKNDWTTTYPKGQGLPNGFYMHYHSYEYLFPLLALSHYKNKFFK; encoded by the coding sequence ATGAAAAAAACTGTTTTTATTAAAGAGAGGAAAAATCGTTATATGAAATATAAGATTGAAACTGAAATAAACAGATTAGTTAACATTCTTATTAAGGAACAGGAGCCAAATGGATCATGGACTTATCCATTTGAGACAGGAATCACTACTGATTGTTATATGATCATCTTATTACGCACATTAGAAATAAATGATGAAGATTTCATTCAATCGCTAGTAGATAGGATTATCAGTAAACAAGATGAAAATGGGTCATGGAAGCTATTTTATGATGAAGAAGAAGGAAACCTTACCGCAACAGTTGAAGCATACTATGCTCTCTTATACTCAGGTTATTGCACAAAAACAGATTCAAACATGCGTCTAGCAAGAAACTTTATAATTAATAACGGTGGATTAAAAGAAATAAATATGTTTACAAAAGTCATGTTAGCTTTAACTGGACAATATAAATGGCCAGAACATTTTCCGATTCCAGTTGAAATCGTGCTTTTGCCACTTTCTTTCCCGGTGAATTTCTTTGACTTTTCTGTGTATGCACGAGTAAATTTCATTCCGATTGTCATTGCTGCAGATTATAAATTTAGCATGCAGACGAAACGTACTCCGGATTTATCGGAATTATTCTTACAAAGAGGAGATGATGATTGGGAGAAGGAGATAAATGAATGGAGATCATTTCTTTCAACAATTCACATAGGAATAAAAAGTTTGATTGGTTTGCCTCATGAACTGCATAGGATCGCACTCAACCATGCTGAGCAGTATATGTTGCAGAGAATCGAGTCGGATGGAACTTTTTACAGTTATTTCAGTTCGACATTTTTAATGATTTTTGCTTTAATGGCTCATGGTTATTCGAAACAACATCCAATCATCACAAAGGCAATTAAAGGATTAAAATCAAATCAAACCAGAATTGATGATCATCTTCATATTCAGTATACAAAAGCAACTGTATGGAATACTGCGTTGATTAGTTATAGTTTACAAGAAGCGGGAATTTCTTCTTCTTCAGAAACGATTAAAAAAGCACAGCAATATTTGATATCTAAACAGCATTATTTATACAGTGATTGGGCGATCCATAATCAACATGCATTACCAGGAGGTTGGGGATTTGCCGATATAAATACAATGCATCCTGATATTGATGATACAACTGCATCATTAAGAGCGATTCGATCACTTATCCTTTCAAATCCAGTCTATCGACAAGCATGGGACCGTGCAAATCATTGGATCATTTCGATGCAGAATGATGATGGGGGCTGGGCAGCATTTGAAAAAAATGTAAATAAATCTTTTTTAAGTTGGCTTCCTGTTGAAGGAGGAACTGCAATGATATTAGATCCTTCAACAGCAGATTTGACTGGAAGGACATTAGAATATTTTGGGAATTTCACTCGATTAAATAAAAATCATCCATTCATTAAACGAGGGATTGAATGGCTTCTTCGTAATCAAGAGAAGGATGGTTCTTGGTATGGAAGATGGGGAATTTGTTATATTTATGGAACTTGGGCAGCAATTACTGGTTTAGTGGCAGTTAATACACGAAATGATCATCCTGCCATTCAAAAAGCAATTCGTTGGTTATACCGCATTCAAAATCCAAATGGCGGGTGGGGAGAATCTTGTAAAAGTGACATTCATAAAAAGTATATATCTTTAAATGAAAGTACGAGAACTCATACTGCATGGGCATTAGATACTCTAATAAGTGCAGAAAATGAAGAGACTGTTGAAATTAACCGGGGAATTACTTATTTGCTTGAGTCATCTCATAAGAATGATTGGACAACAACATATCCGAAAGGGCAGGGGTTACCAAACGGTTTTTATATGCATTACCATAGTTATGAATATCTCTTCCCATTACTTGCTTTAAGTCATTATAAAAATAAGTTTTTTAAATGA
- the ndk gene encoding nucleoside-diphosphate kinase: MTIQRTFIMVKPDGVKRGLIGEIINRFEQKGFTLLNAELMNVDRQKAEYHYMELKEKPFFEELVDFITSGPVFAMVWEGESIIEVSRIMIGKTSPLEAMPGTIRGDFAFSKAENVIHGSDSLLSAEREIANFFDPLSICSARDKDYPFDERKSV; the protein is encoded by the coding sequence ATAATGGTCAAACCTGATGGAGTAAAGCGTGGCTTAATAGGAGAGATAATAAATCGTTTTGAGCAAAAAGGATTTACTTTATTAAATGCTGAGCTTATGAATGTTGATCGACAAAAAGCTGAATACCATTACATGGAACTTAAAGAAAAGCCTTTCTTTGAAGAGTTGGTTGACTTTATTACGTCAGGTCCTGTTTTTGCAATGGTTTGGGAAGGAGAAAGTATTATTGAGGTTTCACGAATAATGATTGGAAAAACAAGTCCTTTAGAAGCTATGCCTGGTACAATACGTGGAGACTTTGCATTTTCAAAAGCTGAAAATGTCATCCATGGTTCGGATTCATTGTTAAGTGCTGAACGGGAAATTGCAAACTTTTTTGATCCACTATCAATTTGTTCAGCAAGAGACAAAGATTATCCATTTGATGAAAGAAAATCTGTTTGA